One stretch of Streptomyces sp. NBC_01363 DNA includes these proteins:
- a CDS encoding RNA degradosome polyphosphate kinase — protein sequence MSQQPSSEVPVQSTVQPSVGSLAAHRPHAVAASNGAALSTAADLDPDIDADVDAYEPDVDGDELPQGRFLDRERSWLAFNERVLELAEDPATPLLERANFLAIFASNLDEFFMVRVAGLKRRIATGVATRSASGLQPREVLDLIWTRSRELMARHAACYQQDVAPALSDEGIQLIRWPELTEKEQARLFTFFRQRVFPVLTPLAVDPAHPFPYISGLSLNLAVVVRNPVSGHRHFARVKVPPLLTRFLEASPQRYVPIEDIIAAHLEELFPGMEVLAHHMFRVTRNEDLEVEEDDAENLLKALEKELMRRRFGPPVRLEVEESIDPYVLDLLVRELKVSDAEVYPLPGPLDLTGLFGIASLDRPELKFPKFIAGTHRDLAEVESASAPDIFAALRERDVLLHHPYDSFSTSVQAFLEQAAADPEVLAIKQTLYRTSGESPIVEALVDAAESGKQVLVLVEIKARFDEQANIKWARKLEESGCHVVYGLVGLKTHCKLSLVVRQEGDTLRRYSHVGTGNYHPKTARLYEDLGLLTADPQVGADLSDLFNRLSGYSRRETYRRLLVAPKSLRDGLISRINKEITHQRAGRTAYVRIKVNSMVDEAIVDACYRAAMAGVPVDIWVRGICAIRPGVAGLSENIRVRSILGRFLEHSRVFAFGNGGEPEVWFGSADMMHRNLDRRIEALVRVTDPAHRAALSRLLETGMADTTSSWHLGPDGNWNRHATDADGQPLRHVQEMLIDARRRRRATP from the coding sequence ATGAGCCAGCAGCCCAGCTCCGAGGTACCGGTCCAGTCCACCGTGCAGCCGTCGGTCGGCTCCCTCGCCGCACACCGGCCGCACGCCGTCGCCGCGTCCAACGGCGCCGCACTGTCGACCGCGGCCGATCTGGATCCCGATATCGACGCCGACGTCGACGCGTACGAACCCGATGTCGACGGCGACGAGCTGCCCCAGGGCCGCTTCCTGGACCGCGAGCGCAGTTGGCTCGCGTTCAACGAACGAGTGCTCGAACTGGCCGAGGACCCGGCTACCCCCCTACTCGAACGGGCTAATTTCCTCGCCATCTTCGCCTCCAACCTGGACGAGTTCTTCATGGTCCGGGTGGCCGGTCTGAAGCGCCGTATCGCCACCGGCGTCGCCACCCGTTCCGCCTCCGGACTCCAGCCCCGCGAGGTCCTGGACCTGATCTGGACCCGCTCGCGCGAACTCATGGCCCGGCACGCCGCCTGCTACCAGCAGGACGTCGCCCCTGCCCTGTCCGACGAGGGCATCCAGCTGATCCGCTGGCCCGAGCTGACCGAGAAGGAACAGGCCCGCCTGTTCACCTTCTTCCGGCAGCGCGTCTTCCCCGTGCTGACCCCCCTCGCCGTCGACCCGGCGCACCCCTTCCCGTACATCTCGGGGCTCTCGCTCAACCTCGCCGTCGTCGTACGCAACCCGGTCAGCGGCCACCGCCACTTCGCCCGGGTCAAGGTGCCGCCGCTGCTGACCCGCTTCCTGGAGGCGTCGCCGCAGCGGTACGTGCCCATAGAGGACATCATCGCCGCCCACCTCGAAGAGCTCTTCCCGGGCATGGAGGTCCTCGCCCACCACATGTTCCGGGTCACCAGGAACGAGGACCTGGAGGTCGAGGAGGACGACGCCGAGAACCTCCTCAAGGCCCTGGAGAAGGAGCTCATGCGGCGCCGCTTCGGCCCGCCGGTCCGCCTGGAGGTCGAGGAGTCCATCGACCCGTACGTGCTGGACCTGCTGGTACGCGAGCTGAAGGTGTCCGACGCCGAGGTCTACCCGCTGCCCGGCCCGCTCGACCTCACCGGACTCTTCGGCATAGCGTCGCTGGACCGGCCCGAGCTGAAGTTCCCCAAGTTCATCGCCGGCACCCACCGCGATCTCGCCGAGGTCGAATCCGCCTCCGCGCCCGACATCTTCGCCGCGCTGCGCGAACGCGACGTGCTCCTGCACCACCCGTACGACTCCTTCTCCACCTCCGTACAGGCCTTCCTGGAGCAGGCCGCCGCCGACCCCGAAGTCCTCGCCATCAAGCAGACCCTGTACCGGACCTCGGGCGAATCCCCGATAGTGGAAGCCCTGGTCGACGCCGCCGAGTCCGGCAAGCAGGTCCTCGTACTCGTGGAGATCAAGGCCCGCTTCGACGAGCAGGCCAACATCAAGTGGGCGCGGAAGCTGGAGGAGTCGGGCTGCCATGTCGTCTACGGTCTCGTCGGCCTCAAGACCCACTGCAAGCTCTCACTCGTCGTCCGGCAGGAGGGCGACACCCTGCGCCGCTACTCCCACGTCGGCACCGGCAACTACCACCCCAAGACGGCCAGGCTCTACGAGGACCTCGGCCTGCTGACCGCGGACCCGCAGGTCGGCGCGGACCTGTCCGACCTCTTCAACCGGCTCTCCGGCTACTCCCGCCGCGAGACCTACCGCCGTCTCCTGGTCGCCCCGAAATCCCTGCGGGACGGGCTGATCTCCCGGATCAACAAGGAGATCACGCACCAGCGGGCCGGGCGGACCGCCTACGTCCGCATCAAGGTCAACTCGATGGTCGACGAGGCGATCGTCGACGCCTGCTACCGGGCCGCGATGGCCGGCGTACCGGTGGACATCTGGGTACGAGGCATCTGCGCGATCCGCCCCGGGGTCGCCGGCCTCTCCGAGAACATCCGGGTCCGCTCGATACTGGGCCGCTTCCTCGAACACTCCCGGGTCTTCGCCTTCGGCAACGGCGGCGAACCCGAGGTGTGGTTCGGCAGCGCCGACATGATGCACCGCAATCTCGACCGCCGGATCGAAGCACTGGTCCGGGTCACCGATCCCGCCCACCGCGCCGCACTCAGCCGTCTCCTGGAGACCGGCATGGCCGACACCACCTCCTCCTGGCACCTCGGTCCCGACGGGAACTGGAACCGGCACGCCACGGACGCGGACGGCCAGCCGCTGCGGCACGTACAGGAAATGCTCATTGACGCCCGGAGGCGCCGGCGTGCGACGCCATGA
- a CDS encoding YhcG family protein: MDNEPESKAVVPAQRASELPPGFHEMIDDLKSIVRGAHVRAQLKVNTEMLQMYWEIGRTILTRQREEKWGAKVIARIAAELKAEFPTQRGFSTRSLQYMQQMARTWPERFAQQAVAQLPWGHIVTLMTACKTRPELNFYAQHAVRNGWSRDDLTSAIHHALHLSHAAALNNFDAVIPERSEAAKEIIKDPYRLDFTELGGRHTERDLEDALVAHLIRFLTELGVGFAFVGRQYPVVVGDSEYRIDLLFYHCKLHCYVVMELKTRKAHPEHFGQLGFYVSVVDDLVRDKEFDGPTIGILIAESRDRSMVEYALRGHNQPLAVSTYAGLPDRVRELLPSAEDLSRIADGVLNTPQTTA; the protein is encoded by the coding sequence ATGGACAACGAACCGGAATCCAAGGCCGTCGTACCTGCCCAGCGGGCGTCCGAACTACCACCGGGCTTCCACGAGATGATCGACGACCTGAAGTCGATCGTGCGGGGCGCGCATGTGCGGGCCCAGCTGAAGGTCAACACCGAGATGCTCCAGATGTACTGGGAGATCGGGCGGACGATCCTGACGCGACAGCGGGAGGAGAAGTGGGGCGCCAAGGTCATCGCCCGCATTGCCGCCGAGTTGAAGGCGGAGTTCCCGACCCAACGGGGATTCAGCACGCGGAGCCTTCAGTACATGCAGCAGATGGCTCGAACATGGCCCGAACGATTTGCGCAACAGGCTGTTGCGCAATTGCCATGGGGCCACATCGTCACCCTCATGACCGCCTGCAAAACCCGCCCTGAACTGAACTTCTACGCCCAGCACGCAGTCCGCAACGGCTGGTCCCGGGACGATCTGACCTCGGCGATCCATCACGCCCTGCACCTCTCCCACGCCGCCGCGCTCAACAACTTCGACGCCGTCATCCCCGAACGGTCCGAGGCCGCGAAGGAGATCATCAAGGACCCGTACCGGCTCGACTTCACCGAACTGGGTGGCAGGCACACGGAGCGGGACCTGGAGGACGCCCTCGTGGCCCACCTCATCAGGTTCCTCACCGAGCTGGGCGTGGGCTTCGCCTTCGTGGGGCGGCAGTACCCCGTGGTCGTGGGTGACAGCGAATACCGCATCGACCTGCTCTTCTACCACTGCAAGCTGCACTGCTACGTCGTGATGGAACTGAAGACCCGAAAAGCTCACCCCGAGCACTTCGGGCAGCTCGGGTTCTATGTGTCCGTGGTCGACGATCTGGTGCGGGACAAGGAGTTCGACGGGCCCACCATCGGCATTCTCATCGCCGAGAGCCGCGACCGGTCGATGGTCGAGTACGCGTTGCGCGGCCACAACCAGCCGCTGGCCGTCAGCACCTACGCCGGTCTGCCCGACCGCGTGCGCGAGCTGCTGCCCAGCGCCGAAGATCTCTCCCGTATCGCCGACGGTGTACTGAACACGCCGCAGACCACGGCCTGA
- the pstC gene encoding phosphate ABC transporter permease subunit PstC, with protein sequence MASTTPIEKPPAAPVARKRAGTKSGRVGDKVFLGLSRGSGILLLVIMASIAVFLTYRASLAVSKDEGNFLTTLDWNPAGDPPVFGIAVLLFGTIVSSVIAMAIAVPVAVGIALFISHYAPRKLAAPLAYVVDLLAAVPSIVYGIWGALVLVPYLEGTNLWLDQFFGWTYIFEKTEVGVARSLFTVGILLAIMILPIVTSVSREVFLQVPRMNEEAALALGATRWEVIRLSVIPFGRSGVISASMLGLGRALGETMAVATVLSPSFLISGHLLNPGGGTFAQNIAAKFGEADELGRDALIASGLVLFILTLLVNGAARLIIARRKEYSGANA encoded by the coding sequence ATGGCTTCCACCACACCGATAGAAAAGCCGCCGGCAGCGCCGGTGGCGCGCAAGCGCGCCGGGACCAAGTCCGGGCGCGTGGGCGACAAGGTCTTCCTGGGCCTCTCCAGGGGCTCGGGCATCCTGCTGCTCGTGATCATGGCGTCGATCGCCGTGTTCCTGACCTACCGCGCCTCGCTCGCCGTGTCCAAGGACGAAGGCAACTTCCTCACCACCCTGGACTGGAACCCGGCCGGCGACCCGCCGGTCTTCGGCATCGCGGTCCTCCTCTTCGGCACGATCGTCAGCTCGGTCATCGCGATGGCCATCGCCGTCCCGGTCGCTGTCGGTATCGCCCTGTTCATCTCGCACTACGCGCCGCGCAAGCTGGCCGCGCCCCTCGCGTACGTCGTCGACCTGCTCGCCGCAGTGCCGAGCATCGTGTACGGCATCTGGGGCGCCCTCGTCCTGGTCCCGTACCTGGAGGGCACGAACCTCTGGCTCGACCAGTTCTTCGGCTGGACGTACATCTTCGAGAAGACCGAGGTCGGCGTCGCCCGCTCGCTCTTCACCGTCGGCATCCTGCTCGCGATCATGATCCTGCCGATCGTGACCAGCGTCAGCCGCGAAGTCTTCCTCCAGGTCCCGAGGATGAACGAAGAAGCCGCCCTCGCCCTGGGCGCCACCCGCTGGGAGGTCATCCGCCTCTCGGTGATCCCCTTCGGCCGCTCCGGCGTGATCTCCGCCTCGATGCTGGGCCTGGGCCGTGCGCTCGGCGAGACGATGGCCGTGGCCACGGTCCTGTCGCCGAGCTTCCTCATCTCCGGCCATCTGCTCAACCCGGGCGGCGGCACCTTCGCCCAGAACATCGCCGCGAAGTTCGGCGAGGCCGACGAGCTCGGGCGCGACGCCCTGATCGCCTCCGGTCTCGTGCTCTTCATCCTCACTCTGCTGGTCAACGGCGCGGCCCGGCTGATCATCGCCCGCCGCAAGGAATACTCGGGGGCCAACGCATGA
- a CDS encoding ABC transporter permease subunit gives MSTIALRGPNRVVLAQHRQALQLLGALPLLAVVALVGTWLWTDHVANAFAATGCSVRHTVPGCVDTVNEYLDRQNWMKDVLDWSGLLMLVLPAFVGIFVAGPVIAREMESGTYKLAWSQSVTPTRWLAAKLAVPAVATLASVSVLSAACAWAQTRENAIHHPSERYSREVYGSIGTVPVGYALCMLALGALAGLLLRRTVAAMVVTVIGYGALVVALNTVRNGLWPSLTHTFKPFSEYRFPDGAVDTGEGWVTSSGERLPADACLSWHNDLKQCLADKDITLRYLDYHPASHFWPLQLVETGILLALAVLAVAVAFRVLRRRHG, from the coding sequence ATGAGCACGATCGCCCTGCGCGGCCCGAACCGCGTCGTCCTGGCTCAGCACCGGCAGGCCCTTCAGCTCCTGGGCGCGCTCCCCCTCCTGGCCGTCGTCGCGCTGGTCGGCACCTGGCTGTGGACCGACCATGTCGCGAACGCCTTCGCCGCGACGGGCTGCTCGGTCCGGCACACCGTGCCCGGCTGTGTCGACACGGTCAACGAATACCTCGACCGCCAGAACTGGATGAAGGATGTCCTCGACTGGTCCGGCCTGCTGATGCTGGTCCTCCCCGCGTTCGTCGGCATCTTCGTGGCCGGCCCGGTGATCGCCCGCGAGATGGAGAGTGGCACATACAAGCTTGCGTGGTCCCAGTCCGTGACACCCACACGCTGGCTCGCCGCCAAACTCGCAGTACCCGCCGTCGCGACGCTGGCCTCCGTCTCCGTGCTGTCGGCCGCCTGCGCCTGGGCGCAGACACGGGAGAACGCGATACACCACCCGTCCGAGCGGTACTCCCGTGAGGTGTACGGCTCAATCGGGACCGTCCCCGTCGGCTACGCCCTGTGCATGCTGGCCCTCGGCGCACTCGCCGGGCTGCTGCTGCGGCGCACCGTCGCCGCGATGGTCGTGACCGTGATCGGATACGGCGCGCTGGTGGTGGCCCTGAACACCGTGCGCAACGGTCTGTGGCCCTCGCTGACGCACACGTTCAAGCCGTTCAGCGAATACCGGTTCCCCGACGGAGCCGTCGACACCGGAGAAGGCTGGGTGACCAGCAGCGGCGAACGGCTGCCCGCCGATGCATGCCTGAGCTGGCACAACGACCTCAAGCAGTGCCTGGCCGACAAGGACATCACCCTCCGCTACCTCGACTACCACCCCGCCTCGCACTTCTGGCCCCTCCAGCTCGTGGAGACCGGCATCCTGCTCGCCCTCGCCGTGCTCGCCGTCGCCGTCGCCTTCCGAGTGCTGCGCCGCCGCCACGGCTGA
- the pstS gene encoding phosphate ABC transporter substrate-binding protein PstS, with product MKLQRKNRLRATALGALAVSGALVLTACGSDDNSGGSTGGNGGKTSAASNIKCDDAKGQLLASGSSAQKNAMDLWVKNYMAGCSGVEVNYKSSSSGDGIIAFNQGTVGFAGSDSALKPEEVAESKKVCKGGQGINLPMVGGPIAIGFHLEGVDSLTLDPATLAKIFDGKIKKWNDPAIAKLNSGAKLPDKAIQAFHRSDDSGTTQNLGKYLGAAAPSDWKYEAEKKWLAPGGQAASSSADVAAQVKQVDGAIGYFELSYATSQSISTVDIDTGGAAPVKATPENASKAIAAAKIKGTGKDLALDLDYTTKAEGAYPIVLVTYEVVCDKGNKAETLPTVKSFLNYTAGDEGQKLLIDAGYAPIPTEINAKVRETIGSLS from the coding sequence GTGAAGCTTCAGCGCAAGAACCGGCTTCGTGCCACCGCGCTCGGTGCCCTCGCCGTCTCCGGCGCCCTGGTCCTCACGGCGTGCGGTTCGGACGACAACAGCGGCGGCTCCACCGGCGGCAACGGCGGGAAGACGAGCGCGGCGTCGAACATCAAGTGCGACGACGCCAAGGGCCAGCTGCTCGCCTCCGGCTCCAGCGCGCAGAAGAACGCCATGGACCTCTGGGTCAAGAACTACATGGCCGGCTGCTCGGGCGTCGAGGTCAACTACAAGTCGTCCTCCTCCGGCGACGGCATCATCGCCTTCAACCAGGGCACGGTCGGCTTCGCCGGTTCCGACTCGGCGCTGAAGCCCGAAGAGGTCGCCGAGTCGAAGAAGGTCTGCAAGGGCGGCCAGGGCATCAACCTTCCGATGGTCGGCGGCCCGATCGCCATCGGCTTCCACCTGGAAGGTGTCGACAGCCTCACGCTGGACCCCGCCACCCTCGCCAAGATCTTCGACGGCAAGATCAAGAAGTGGAACGACCCGGCGATCGCCAAGCTCAACAGCGGCGCGAAGCTCCCGGACAAGGCCATCCAGGCCTTCCACCGCTCCGACGACTCCGGCACCACCCAGAACCTCGGCAAGTACCTGGGCGCAGCCGCCCCGAGCGACTGGAAGTACGAGGCCGAGAAGAAGTGGCTGGCCCCCGGTGGCCAGGCCGCGTCCAGCTCCGCCGATGTCGCCGCCCAGGTGAAGCAGGTCGACGGCGCGATCGGCTACTTCGAGCTCAGCTACGCCACCTCGCAGTCGATCTCCACCGTCGACATCGACACCGGTGGCGCCGCCCCGGTCAAGGCCACCCCGGAGAACGCCTCCAAGGCCATCGCCGCCGCCAAGATCAAGGGCACCGGCAAGGACCTGGCGCTGGACCTCGACTACACGACCAAGGCCGAGGGCGCCTACCCGATCGTCCTGGTGACGTACGAGGTCGTCTGCGACAAGGGCAACAAGGCCGAGACCCTTCCCACGGTCAAGTCCTTCCTGAACTACACCGCCGGTGACGAGGGCCAGAAGCTCCTCATCGACGCCGGCTACGCGCCGATCCCGACCGAGATCAACGCCAAGGTCCGCGAGACCATCGGCTCCCTCTCGTAA
- a CDS encoding NUDIX hydrolase, with protein MNGPVLAAGCVLWRRPESGGLEICLVHRPRYDDWSHPKGKLKRGEPALDAARREVLEETGHHCTPGDPLPTVRYLANGRPKEVAYWAAEATGGCFVPNAEVDRVNWLSPAAARTRLTQDRDRDLLDALLAILPNA; from the coding sequence GTGAACGGGCCGGTGCTCGCCGCGGGGTGCGTGCTGTGGCGCCGGCCGGAATCCGGCGGGCTGGAGATCTGCCTGGTCCACCGACCCCGTTACGACGACTGGTCGCACCCCAAGGGCAAGCTGAAGCGCGGCGAGCCCGCGCTGGACGCCGCCCGGCGCGAGGTCCTGGAGGAGACCGGCCACCACTGCACCCCCGGCGACCCGCTCCCCACGGTCCGCTATCTCGCGAACGGCCGCCCCAAGGAGGTCGCCTACTGGGCGGCCGAGGCGACCGGCGGCTGCTTCGTGCCCAACGCCGAGGTGGACCGGGTGAACTGGCTCTCTCCGGCGGCGGCCCGTACCCGCCTCACCCAGGACCGTGACCGGGATCTGCTGGACGCCCTGCTCGCGATCCTGCCGAACGCCTGA
- a CDS encoding ABC transporter ATP-binding protein: protein MTGAAIEATGLGMKYRGRGRGWALRDCSFRLPAGRVCALVGPNGAGKSTLLALAAGFLRPSEGTVRVLGAAPGQARARMAFVAQDKPLYPQLTVAATLWAGAELNPATWDQDTAERIAGELPRDAAVRALSGGQRTRLALALALGKRPELLLLDEPMADLDPLARHQLMGALMAEAAEHSTTIVMSSHILTELEGACDYLLLVDGGRVRLGGETEDLLAAHTLLTGPVRDTAPHTVVESRTAGRLKTALVRRQGPVDTDVWEATEPSLEELLLAHLRSPEVPALLTPSAEAGLEVAAV, encoded by the coding sequence ATGACAGGCGCTGCGATCGAGGCCACCGGCCTCGGAATGAAGTACCGGGGCAGAGGCAGGGGCTGGGCGCTGCGCGACTGCTCCTTCCGGCTGCCCGCCGGGCGGGTGTGCGCCCTCGTCGGGCCCAACGGCGCGGGCAAGTCCACCCTGCTCGCCCTCGCGGCCGGCTTCCTGCGGCCGTCGGAGGGGACGGTACGGGTGCTGGGCGCGGCGCCCGGCCAGGCCCGTGCCCGGATGGCCTTCGTGGCCCAGGACAAGCCGCTGTACCCGCAGTTGACGGTCGCCGCGACGCTCTGGGCGGGCGCCGAGCTGAACCCCGCCACCTGGGACCAGGACACCGCCGAACGCATCGCCGGGGAGCTCCCGCGCGACGCCGCGGTCCGTGCCCTGTCCGGCGGCCAGCGCACCCGGCTCGCTCTGGCCCTCGCGCTGGGCAAGCGGCCCGAACTGCTGCTGCTGGACGAGCCGATGGCCGACCTCGACCCGCTCGCCCGCCACCAGCTGATGGGCGCGCTGATGGCGGAGGCCGCCGAGCACTCCACCACCATCGTGATGTCCTCGCACATCCTCACCGAGCTGGAGGGCGCCTGCGACTACCTCCTGCTCGTCGACGGCGGCCGGGTCCGCCTCGGCGGCGAGACGGAGGACCTCCTCGCCGCGCACACCCTGCTCACCGGTCCGGTACGGGACACCGCACCGCACACCGTCGTCGAGTCCCGCACCGCGGGACGTCTGAAGACCGCACTCGTACGGAGGCAAGGACCCGTGGACACGGACGTCTGGGAAGCCACCGAGCCTTCCCTGGAGGAACTGCTGCTGGCGCATCTGCGGTCGCCGGAGGTCCCGGCGCTGCTGACGCCGAGCGCCGAGGCCGGGCTGGAGGTGGCGGCCGTATGA
- the mshD gene encoding mycothiol synthase, translating to MTTDTPLPAPGREIRTLEVLSPEQAEAVSDLLAEAARSDGRQAVSEQGRLQLRGGRREGVRHLLLSSGPVLVGYAQLEDTDPVEAPAAELVVHPAYRGQGHGRALGAALLAATGKRLRVWAHGGKSAARHLAQVLGLSLFRELRQLRRPLTPLDIGEPVLPPGVTVRTFVPGEDDAAWLTVNSAAFAHHPEQGSLTQRDLDDRKAEPWFDPKGFFLAERDGELIGFHWTKTHAEEQLGEVYVVGILPDAQGGGLGKALTAIGLRHLAAQGLPTAMLYVDADNKAALAVYERMGFVTHEVDLMYRTES from the coding sequence ATGACGACTGACACACCCCTCCCCGCCCCCGGACGCGAGATCCGGACGCTCGAAGTACTCTCCCCCGAGCAGGCGGAAGCCGTATCCGATCTGCTCGCCGAGGCGGCCCGGTCCGATGGCCGGCAGGCCGTGTCGGAGCAGGGGCGGCTGCAGCTGCGGGGCGGGCGGCGCGAGGGGGTGCGGCATCTGCTGCTGAGCAGCGGCCCGGTCCTGGTCGGGTACGCGCAGCTGGAGGACACCGACCCCGTCGAGGCCCCGGCCGCCGAGCTGGTCGTGCATCCGGCGTACCGCGGGCAGGGACACGGGCGGGCGCTGGGCGCGGCGCTGCTCGCCGCGACCGGGAAGCGGCTGCGGGTGTGGGCGCACGGCGGAAAGTCCGCGGCGCGGCATCTCGCACAGGTCCTCGGCCTCTCGCTCTTCCGTGAACTGCGTCAGCTGCGCCGCCCGTTGACCCCGCTGGACATCGGTGAGCCGGTGCTGCCGCCGGGCGTCACCGTCCGCACCTTCGTGCCCGGTGAGGACGACGCCGCCTGGCTCACGGTGAACAGCGCCGCCTTCGCGCACCACCCGGAGCAGGGTTCGCTGACCCAGCGCGACCTGGACGACCGCAAGGCGGAGCCGTGGTTCGACCCGAAGGGGTTCTTCCTGGCCGAGCGCGACGGCGAGCTGATCGGCTTCCACTGGACGAAGACGCACGCCGAGGAGCAGCTCGGTGAGGTGTACGTCGTCGGCATCCTGCCCGACGCGCAGGGCGGCGGACTCGGCAAGGCGCTCACCGCGATCGGGCTGCGCCATCTGGCCGCCCAGGGGCTGCCGACCGCGATGCTCTACGTGGACGCGGACAACAAGGCGGCGCTGGCCGTCTACGAGCGGATGGGCTTCGTGACGCACGAGGTGGACCTGATGTACCGCACGGAGTCCTGA
- a CDS encoding GntR family transcriptional regulator, with protein MAESAAVEYRIDRRSGVATYLQIVQQTKQALRLGLLEPGDRLPTAREVVEATAINPNTVLKAYRELEREGLVEARRGLGTFVTRTLGGAAAADDAPLRAELADWTRRARAAGLEKDDVSALFTAVLDRTFEGDQAG; from the coding sequence ATGGCAGAGTCCGCAGCGGTCGAGTACCGCATCGACCGGCGCAGCGGCGTCGCCACGTACCTCCAGATCGTCCAGCAGACCAAGCAGGCGCTCCGCCTCGGCCTGCTGGAGCCCGGCGACCGGCTGCCCACCGCGCGCGAGGTCGTCGAAGCCACCGCGATCAACCCGAACACCGTGCTCAAGGCCTACCGGGAACTGGAGCGCGAGGGCCTGGTCGAGGCCCGGCGCGGGCTCGGCACCTTCGTCACCCGGACCCTCGGCGGCGCGGCGGCCGCCGACGACGCACCGCTGCGCGCCGAACTCGCCGACTGGACCCGCCGGGCCCGCGCGGCCGGGCTGGAGAAGGACGACGTGAGCGCGCTCTTCACCGCCGTACTGGACAGGACTTTCGAGGGGGATCAGGCCGGATGA
- a CDS encoding CHAD domain-containing protein — protein MRRHDHQTTQADLTAGAVLAPYLQEQAAEFLRSLRLHRENSAPTDAGTHKAEEAAGALRRSSRRISGTLHTFRAALDATWAEQLRTELAWLSGTLAREHAYATRLHRLLEALHALSGTSLPAARNGAGSDSAADKERAALGVGAARAGALLERQLTLARTRAHSAALQALGSSRFHAVADAVALLASEVPLAPAAAAPAEEMLHRPADRAEQQLLGAVAALPSAQAVEPYNEAQDAPWHRTRLLLRLHRYAHEVVRGAPDPVLAAPGHALDLHRDASEAAAAAASAARTPRIAPATAYALGVLHADQRHEVEAARGVFRTCWPYTAAAVIAP, from the coding sequence GTGCGACGCCATGACCACCAGACGACGCAGGCGGACCTTACGGCAGGCGCGGTACTCGCGCCCTACCTTCAGGAACAGGCCGCCGAATTCCTCCGCAGCCTGCGCCTGCACCGCGAGAACAGCGCCCCCACGGACGCCGGAACCCACAAGGCCGAGGAGGCCGCCGGCGCGCTGCGCCGCTCCTCGCGCCGGATCAGCGGCACGCTGCACACCTTCCGGGCGGCGCTGGACGCCACCTGGGCCGAGCAGCTCCGTACCGAACTGGCCTGGCTCTCCGGCACCCTGGCCAGGGAACACGCCTACGCGACCCGGCTGCACCGGCTCCTCGAAGCGCTGCACGCCCTGTCCGGCACCTCGCTGCCCGCCGCCCGCAACGGGGCCGGCTCCGACAGCGCCGCCGACAAGGAACGCGCCGCTCTCGGCGTCGGCGCGGCCCGCGCCGGAGCGCTCCTCGAACGGCAGCTGACCCTCGCCCGGACCCGCGCCCACTCCGCGGCGCTCCAGGCGCTCGGCTCCTCCCGCTTCCACGCGGTGGCCGACGCCGTCGCACTGCTCGCCTCGGAGGTCCCGCTCGCCCCGGCGGCCGCGGCCCCGGCCGAGGAGATGCTGCACCGGCCCGCCGACCGGGCCGAACAGCAGCTGCTCGGCGCGGTGGCGGCGCTCCCGTCCGCCCAGGCGGTCGAGCCGTACAACGAGGCGCAGGACGCGCCCTGGCACCGGACCCGGCTGCTGCTCCGGCTGCACCGGTACGCCCACGAGGTGGTGCGGGGCGCCCCCGACCCGGTCCTGGCCGCGCCGGGCCACGCGCTCGATCTGCACCGGGACGCCTCGGAGGCGGCCGCGGCGGCGGCATCGGCGGCCCGCACGCCCCGCATCGCGCCCGCGACCGCGTACGCCCTGGGGGTGCTCCACGCCGACCAGCGCCATGAGGTGGAGGCGGCCCGCGGCGTGTTCCGGACCTGCTGGCCGTACACCGCCGCGGCCGTGATCGCACCATGA